In Salinibacterium sp. dk2585, a single window of DNA contains:
- a CDS encoding SseB family protein, whose amino-acid sequence MTSGSSHGHPIGGADSAGQPWAGRSFGETPFADDDGSAPAAFLAAISAFRQGEASSAQVVDIIRGCRLLVPLVASLGEAGTNEHGVTVDKSADLAIVTVAGPDGRAVLPVFSSVAAMQAWNPSARPVPADAVRVALAAADESTELVVVDPTSETEFVIRRPALWAIAQSLPWAAPFDSAAIIGEFEASVASEADVAAVTLRSGDPTARLQGPEAVVELALRPGLDEGALQDLVSRLQDRWSRSEGIALGVDSLAVRVVPAAV is encoded by the coding sequence GTGACCTCGGGTTCCTCACACGGCCACCCCATCGGTGGCGCCGACTCGGCCGGCCAGCCCTGGGCGGGCCGTTCATTCGGCGAGACCCCCTTCGCCGATGACGACGGCTCGGCTCCCGCTGCGTTCCTCGCCGCTATCTCCGCCTTTCGACAGGGGGAGGCATCGTCCGCACAGGTCGTCGACATTATTCGCGGATGTCGCTTGCTCGTCCCGCTCGTTGCGTCGCTTGGCGAGGCGGGCACGAACGAACACGGCGTGACGGTCGACAAGAGCGCAGACCTCGCGATCGTGACGGTCGCTGGACCCGACGGGCGTGCTGTGCTCCCCGTATTCAGCTCGGTGGCGGCCATGCAGGCATGGAACCCCTCGGCTCGTCCCGTGCCTGCCGACGCCGTGCGGGTGGCGCTTGCCGCGGCGGATGAGTCGACCGAACTCGTCGTCGTTGACCCGACGAGCGAAACGGAGTTCGTCATCCGCCGGCCCGCACTCTGGGCGATAGCGCAGTCGCTGCCATGGGCGGCGCCGTTCGACAGCGCTGCGATCATCGGCGAGTTCGAGGCATCCGTCGCGTCAGAAGCGGACGTCGCGGCGGTGACGCTGCGCTCGGGCGATCCCACGGCGCGGCTGCAGGGCCCCGAGGCGGTCGTCGAGTTGGCGCTCAGGCCGGGCCTTGACGAAGGCGCACTGCAGGATCTGGTGTCGCGCCTGCAGGACCGGTGGTCACGCAGCGAGGGAATCGCCCTCGGGGTCGACTCCCTCGCGGTCCGCGTCGTGCCCGCTGCGGTCTGA
- the priA gene encoding bifunctional 1-(5-phosphoribosyl)-5-((5-phosphoribosylamino)methylideneamino)imidazole-4-carboxamide isomerase/phosphoribosylanthranilate isomerase PriA: MSEFNTTPGLTLFPAVDVSDGKAVRLTRGEAGSETSYGDPVAAAEAWAAQGADWIHLVDLDAAFGRGNNYGIIKKVIRQVRGSLNIELSGGIRDDRSLEAALATGAKRLNLGTAALENPEWAAHVIAEYGEAIAVGLDVRGTTLATRGWTQDGGDLWSVMDRLEEAGCARYVVTDVTKDGTMQGPNGDLLRQVLEHTDKPVIASGGISSLDDLLALRELVPLGLEGAIVGKALYNGAFTLAEALDVAGA, from the coding sequence ATGAGCGAGTTCAACACGACACCCGGCCTTACCCTGTTTCCTGCCGTCGATGTGTCTGACGGCAAGGCTGTGCGTCTCACGCGCGGCGAGGCTGGCAGCGAGACCAGCTACGGCGACCCCGTCGCGGCCGCCGAGGCCTGGGCGGCCCAGGGGGCCGACTGGATCCATCTCGTCGACCTCGACGCGGCATTCGGGCGCGGAAACAACTACGGGATCATCAAGAAGGTGATCCGGCAGGTGCGTGGCTCGCTCAACATCGAGCTCTCCGGTGGCATCCGCGACGACCGTTCCCTCGAGGCTGCGCTTGCGACGGGCGCGAAACGGCTGAATCTCGGCACGGCGGCCCTCGAGAACCCGGAGTGGGCAGCGCATGTCATCGCGGAGTATGGCGAGGCGATCGCGGTGGGGCTCGACGTGCGCGGCACGACCCTCGCAACCCGCGGCTGGACACAGGACGGTGGCGACCTCTGGTCGGTCATGGACCGTCTCGAAGAGGCCGGCTGTGCGCGCTACGTCGTGACGGATGTCACCAAGGACGGTACCATGCAGGGGCCGAACGGCGACCTCCTCCGCCAGGTGCTCGAGCACACCGACAAGCCCGTTATCGCCTCCGGCGGCATTTCGAGCCTCGATGACCTTCTGGCACTGCGGGAGCTCGTCCCGCTCGGGCTTGAGGGTGCCATTGTCGGCAAGGCCCTCTACAACGGCGCCTTCACCCTCGCCGAGGCCTTGGACGTCGCGGGCGCGTGA
- the hisH gene encoding imidazole glycerol phosphate synthase subunit HisH produces MTLASKPSVVVLDYGSGNVHSAVKALELAGADVELTADPKRVAEADGLLVPGVGAFSAVMAALEKVGGGEMIDRRLAGGRPVLGICVGMQVMFEKGVERGVTTEGLGEWPGTVDELDAPVVPHMGWNSVEAPEDSVLFDGVEDERFYFVHSYAAKEWGIDAMPPFPAARLTWADHGGRFLAAVENGPLSATQFHPEKSGGAGIRVLSNWLRTL; encoded by the coding sequence GTGACGCTCGCGTCCAAGCCCAGTGTCGTCGTACTCGATTACGGCAGCGGCAACGTCCACTCCGCCGTCAAGGCTCTCGAGCTCGCCGGTGCAGATGTGGAGTTGACGGCTGATCCCAAGCGGGTAGCCGAGGCCGACGGCCTCCTCGTGCCGGGAGTCGGCGCGTTCTCCGCCGTTATGGCGGCGCTCGAGAAGGTTGGTGGCGGCGAGATGATCGACCGTCGCCTCGCCGGAGGGCGCCCCGTGCTCGGGATCTGCGTCGGAATGCAGGTGATGTTCGAGAAGGGCGTCGAACGCGGCGTCACGACCGAAGGGCTGGGGGAGTGGCCTGGCACGGTCGACGAGCTTGACGCACCCGTCGTTCCCCACATGGGTTGGAACAGTGTCGAGGCGCCCGAGGATTCGGTGCTCTTCGACGGTGTCGAGGATGAGCGCTTCTACTTTGTGCACTCCTATGCGGCAAAGGAGTGGGGCATCGACGCGATGCCTCCCTTCCCCGCGGCGCGACTCACGTGGGCCGACCACGGTGGACGATTCCTCGCGGCGGTTGAGAATGGCCCGCTGAGCGCGACACAGTTCCATCCCGAGAAGTCTGGCGGCGCGGGCATCCGCGTGCTCAGCAACTGGCTTCGCACGCTCTGA
- the hisB gene encoding imidazoleglycerol-phosphate dehydratase HisB translates to MAEQAETSGRRVAQLTRQTSESSVELSLDLDGTGRADISTSVPFYDHMLTAFAKHSLIDLTVRATGDVEIDVHHTVEDIGIVLGKALAQALGDKAGISRFGDAMVPLDEALVSAVVDVSGRPYLVHEGEPAGFEFHLIGGHFTGSMVRHVFEAITFHAGLTVHVRVLGGRDPHHIAEAEFKAFARAMRKAIERDARVSGVPSTKGAL, encoded by the coding sequence ATGGCAGAGCAGGCCGAAACATCGGGTCGTCGTGTCGCGCAGCTGACGCGCCAGACGAGCGAGTCGAGCGTCGAGCTCTCACTTGACCTCGATGGCACGGGGCGCGCCGACATCAGTACCTCGGTGCCCTTCTATGACCACATGCTGACGGCGTTCGCAAAGCACTCACTCATCGACCTCACGGTTCGCGCCACAGGTGACGTCGAGATCGACGTGCACCACACGGTTGAGGACATCGGCATCGTGCTGGGCAAGGCGCTCGCGCAGGCGCTCGGTGACAAAGCTGGAATCTCGCGCTTCGGCGACGCGATGGTCCCACTCGATGAGGCGCTCGTCAGTGCCGTCGTCGACGTGTCTGGCCGGCCCTACCTCGTGCACGAGGGTGAGCCCGCAGGTTTCGAGTTTCACCTCATCGGCGGGCACTTCACGGGGTCGATGGTGCGCCACGTGTTTGAGGCCATCACGTTCCACGCCGGGCTCACAGTGCACGTGCGCGTGCTGGGGGGCCGGGATCCCCACCACATCGCCGAGGCCGAGTTCAAGGCCTTCGCGCGCGCAATGCGCAAGGCGATCGAGCGGGACGCCCGCGTGAGCGGGGTGCCGTCGACGAAGGGCGCCCTGTGA
- a CDS encoding histidinol-phosphate transaminase, with product MASLADLPIRDNLRGLTPYGAPQEQVSVALNVNENTHPIPESVAHDVVTSLARALMGINRYPDREFTTLRERLASYVGHGATADHVWAANGSNEVLQQVLQAFGGPGRSVLGFPPTYSMHSIIAAGTDTTWVAGERDPGYELSPALVTKWIEKTKPDLVFLCAPNNPTGTPVSLDTIVAAYDATDGMVVVDEAYAEFAPEGSPSALSLLEGRERLIVSRTMSKAFAFAGARVGYMIADPAVCDAIRLVRLPYHLSALTQAAAVAALDHTSEMLGMVGDIRGQRDRLLKELSELGFTVWPSEANFVLFGGVHQPHALFEALLERDIIIRDLGIPHHLRVTAGTERETTLFLEALRDLGGASFGAR from the coding sequence GTGGCATCACTCGCAGACCTCCCCATTCGCGACAATCTCCGGGGGCTGACTCCGTACGGAGCTCCCCAGGAGCAGGTGAGCGTTGCACTCAACGTCAACGAGAACACCCATCCGATTCCGGAGAGTGTCGCGCACGACGTTGTGACGTCCCTGGCGCGGGCCCTCATGGGCATCAACCGCTATCCCGACCGCGAGTTCACGACGCTGCGCGAGCGGCTCGCGAGCTATGTCGGCCACGGCGCGACGGCCGACCATGTCTGGGCGGCGAACGGATCGAACGAAGTGCTCCAGCAGGTGCTGCAGGCGTTCGGAGGTCCCGGACGTTCCGTGCTCGGTTTCCCCCCGACCTACTCGATGCACTCGATCATTGCCGCGGGCACTGACACCACGTGGGTCGCTGGCGAGCGCGACCCCGGCTACGAACTCTCGCCGGCGCTCGTGACGAAGTGGATCGAGAAGACGAAACCAGACCTCGTCTTCCTCTGTGCACCCAACAATCCGACCGGCACGCCCGTCTCCCTCGACACGATCGTCGCGGCATACGACGCAACCGACGGGATGGTAGTCGTCGACGAGGCCTACGCGGAGTTCGCTCCCGAAGGCTCGCCTTCGGCGCTTTCACTGCTCGAGGGCCGCGAGCGACTCATCGTCTCGCGCACCATGAGCAAGGCCTTCGCCTTCGCGGGTGCTCGCGTCGGGTACATGATCGCGGACCCAGCGGTCTGCGACGCGATCCGCCTCGTGCGCTTGCCGTACCACCTCTCTGCGCTCACCCAGGCAGCGGCGGTGGCGGCGCTCGACCACACGAGCGAGATGCTCGGCATGGTCGGCGACATCCGCGGGCAGCGCGACCGGCTCCTGAAGGAGCTGTCCGAACTGGGCTTCACGGTCTGGCCGAGCGAGGCCAACTTCGTGCTGTTCGGGGGAGTCCACCAACCCCACGCGCTCTTCGAGGCGCTCCTGGAACGCGACATCATCATTCGTGACCTCGGAATCCCACACCACCTCCGGGTCACGGCAGGCACCGAGCGCGAGACGACGCTGTTCCTCGAAGCGCTCCGCGACCTTGGCGGAGCATCATTCGGCGCTCGGTGA
- a CDS encoding LysM peptidoglycan-binding domain-containing protein has product MSTTASPTREYPRLRPVESIAARPRLRLTRRGRIVFTTLAATPLVIAALLLGLNGGMATASGTAGAPLEAVTVSSGQSLWSIASEVAPDADPRDVIASFVQVNQLDSLDVVPGQELLVPSRY; this is encoded by the coding sequence ATGAGCACCACCGCATCACCCACCCGCGAGTACCCGAGGCTGCGCCCGGTCGAGTCGATCGCCGCCCGCCCTCGCCTTCGCCTCACCCGGCGTGGCCGAATCGTCTTCACGACACTTGCTGCAACCCCTCTCGTCATCGCTGCACTCCTGCTTGGCCTCAACGGCGGCATGGCGACTGCGAGCGGCACGGCGGGCGCTCCGCTCGAAGCCGTGACCGTCTCATCCGGCCAGTCGCTCTGGTCGATCGCGAGCGAGGTTGCGCCCGACGCTGACCCGCGCGACGTGATCGCGTCCTTCGTGCAGGTGAACCAGCTCGACTCGCTCGACGTCGTGCCCGGTCAGGAACTCCTCGTTCCCTCTCGCTACTGA
- the lexA gene encoding transcriptional repressor LexA: MDEKPSPRRRKSLSEKQLAILEFIQRAVSTKGYPPSMREIGDAVGLASLSSVTHQLGQLELSGYLRRDPNRPRAIEVLIDLPQNERSESPEEAISSVPRGDAAMVPLVGRIAAGVPITAEEQIDEVFPVPRQLVGKGELFMLKVVGDSMIDAAICDGDWIVVRQQKTAENGDIVAAMLDDEATVKVFQQRDGHTWLLPRNSAFAPILGDYAEVLGKVVAVLRAV, translated from the coding sequence ATGGACGAGAAGCCCTCACCCCGCAGGCGCAAGAGCCTCAGCGAGAAGCAACTCGCCATCCTCGAGTTCATCCAGCGCGCGGTGTCGACCAAGGGGTACCCGCCGAGCATGCGCGAGATCGGCGACGCGGTCGGCCTCGCATCCCTCTCGAGCGTCACACACCAGTTGGGGCAGCTCGAGCTGAGCGGCTATCTCCGACGGGACCCCAACAGGCCACGCGCTATCGAGGTGCTGATCGACCTGCCGCAGAACGAGCGCAGCGAGAGCCCCGAGGAGGCGATCTCTTCAGTGCCGCGCGGCGACGCGGCGATGGTCCCCCTCGTGGGACGCATCGCGGCCGGAGTTCCGATCACGGCCGAGGAGCAGATCGACGAGGTGTTCCCCGTGCCGCGGCAGCTCGTCGGCAAGGGCGAACTCTTCATGCTCAAGGTCGTCGGCGACTCGATGATCGACGCCGCCATCTGCGACGGCGACTGGATCGTCGTGCGCCAGCAGAAGACTGCGGAGAACGGCGACATCGTCGCGGCAATGCTCGATGACGAAGCCACCGTCAAGGTCTTCCAGCAGCGCGACGGTCACACCTGGCTCCTCCCCCGAAACAGCGCCTTCGCCCCTATCCTCGGGGACTACGCCGAGGTCCTCGGCAAGGTCGTCGCTGTCCTCCGGGCGGTCTAG